In Actinomycetota bacterium, one DNA window encodes the following:
- the rplP gene encoding 50S ribosomal protein L16, with protein sequence MLLPKRVKHRKVHRGRMTGKAKGGTVMNFGEYGLQSLEPGWITNRQIEAARIAMTRHMKRGGKVWINIFPDKPVTEKPAETRMGSGKGSPEHWVAVVKPGRIMFEIAGVSDPVAREALRLASHKLPVKTRVIKHTVGGEAHEG encoded by the coding sequence ATGCTTCTACCCAAGAGAGTTAAACATAGAAAAGTTCACAGGGGCAGGATGACCGGCAAGGCCAAGGGCGGGACCGTCATGAATTTCGGAGAGTACGGCCTGCAATCGTTGGAGCCGGGCTGGATTACCAATAGGCAGATAGAGGCGGCTCGTATCGCTATGACCAGGCACATGAAGAGGGGCGGAAAGGTCTGGATAAATATCTTCCCCGACAAGCCGGTCACCGAGAAGCCGGCCGAAACCAGGATGGGTAGCGGCAAGGGTTCGCCCGAGCATTGGGTGGCCGTCGTCAAGCCCGGCAGGATAATGTTTGAGATAGCGGGCGTTAGCGACCCGGTAGCCAGAGAGGCATTGAGGCTGGCTTCCCATAAATTGCCGGTTAAGACCAGGGTTATCAAGCATACCGTTGGTGGTGAAGCTCATGAAGGTTAA
- the rpsQ gene encoding 30S ribosomal protein S17: MSERGLRKTRTGRVVSDGMEKTVVVAVEMLTEHPLYKKRVRRTTKFKAHDESNSCSVGDIVQIMETRPISRTKRWRVVQVVEKAK, from the coding sequence ATGAGTGAGCGGGGTTTGAGAAAGACCAGAACGGGCAGAGTGGTGAGCGATGGCATGGAGAAGACGGTTGTCGTCGCCGTTGAGATGCTGACCGAGCACCCCCTCTACAAGAAGAGGGTCAGAAGGACCACCAAATTCAAGGCGCATGATGAGAGCAATTCCTGTTCGGTTGGGGATATTGTCCAGATCATGGAGACCCGCCCCATAAGCCGGACCAAGCGGTGGCGGGTAGTTCAGGTCGTAGAGAAAGCCAAGTAG
- the rpmC gene encoding 50S ribosomal protein L29: MKVKDLINISDQELEEKLKETKTELFNLRFQLATGQLENHMRIKEVKKNIARLQTIHRERELKKEALG; the protein is encoded by the coding sequence ATGAAGGTTAAAGATCTGATCAACATATCCGACCAGGAGCTTGAAGAGAAGCTCAAGGAGACCAAGACGGAGCTCTTCAATTTGAGGTTTCAATTGGCAACCGGTCAGCTGGAGAATCACATGAGGATAAAAGAGGTAAAGAAGAACATCGCTCGCCTTCAGACGATCCATCGCGAGAGGGAGCTTAAGAAGGAAGCGTTGGGATAA